A single region of the Tigriopus californicus strain San Diego chromosome 8, Tcal_SD_v2.1, whole genome shotgun sequence genome encodes:
- the LOC131885703 gene encoding phosphatidylinositol 4-kinase alpha-like isoform X2 → MRLPPRAPAAGPLDPSVDRHGFFQTSVLALARALAQIPHVAWARVQDPLFAQCPSLPESAHSAHPAQALVLSEQHQISVIALGVFLLESRGQCRDRIVPYFLALERALPTATINAKKATHEKIPASESFCFAFNTMLSDVAVLCPLYQADIFQAQTELFLELCGQLAEARSASDKPLAHNTRLQLCQSTVPLLFGLCRAVGRFSYGHDFLTTQLYPPKKQPTLPRCGGLPQHRWKTFSNFRSIIPRSLSNTFQISSHNPFDQGADNVVDLSFRPSLRTDLMVHQSQMQSADRKKVAFQSQQSVVPYDPTTYFFHKPGSSFNQLQAPLTHTVQEYWTESNKVTFSVEQVQDIFREVCRTLTKETLDFLNVISLDVYMAGTLKTFPYKTFSETTNLVLVSMLRELIQSSKDLPQAFVKEIQAFTKALFLSGQNELQSRDHEASEREDEQQETRAIPHVNRFKLNVQVNAVCVDILIWATRDELGADNLVTKLTDKINTSSNHKLILAHLPLIMVCIEGLGKLAEKFPMLAKQSSDCLREFLANPSKLLIRLSRHYHHPSSRNNPGGSKAAPGKKVPSLVVTQSESAQSMQMPKSRADATRIAFEKLRDCAIENLCKGLISQMDIDPNCIPALVSAITTRLFQPDHVCDKEWFISSKNSILALGHIAVTLRDSEENTKSVLKFLLQWFDSNSGSDHHYDSLLIDQMGCIVISRTKMDDIYREIMLKFKEIIRDASQMISGVRQANERKNKYQLCSGAVINALANIAANIHPDVELMTDFLQKLMEMYVNIGLEVKKKLTADQESANRTKSKGNLGVLIPVIAVLLRKMPADDLQNPNYRTKKLFSDFWLYAVVFGFTKEEDGVWPQDWYDGVKEIALKAPKLTFASGERSEIRQLTHTQAISKDVVKTSELQELKTHLIAVLGHDSTVQRLIQGYTFPIVIYLMSVYNLEKLRISMCADIETINKLFDYLEDRAIQVDKTMIYDCILVIVNSLFREHFLPVIAEKPKNKERDRNLEAIAVILLIEFNNPNKNIRKFADQFLSKLVDKFPYLLWSKSVLYGMLNALHQLSLTVSHEDIQEVKIGKMERKVFLLDTANERGEILREFRQRSRQFIKTSVEWAPDTVLSHLQEYINEITKESYSNHAGVSLATECMQNFSNDNQDGLGLVNLGSVIRPISAKSDSSRFMISMSNRQSHMSTVSAMLSLCDDSTRRQQVLMSFCQDLDRASEKIRLMPEEDDEAALMTKRILTPRKRVETPKILTFKKFHDTLWKITSSLILLKPAIDEKLMFSLTRAPLKLFHAATMKVVVECWNWLLSARPDIEMKFIQEMIFAWHSSQTARFGLFQADVLRYSPLAPDEDMKTNLQPSNPDIEPHDIWIRFIQERIEVAKYCSQEQIIMFTHMLQRTLDISVGKEKMVMSRHIAAAGTRFRLLSCGMSLLQGDVLPRSIAKNVLRQRIYSASLDYFCSEKTFPTQSDMSLSEDIQTLLRFWATMHQDRKHIRQNAIGDFDLTTVDGPMEALIAADVRSLTSEYQKTPSVAGGWITASSGNNTLNKRSASRQNRPAINDTLVKDYTKKRWLILALLSVEIERLTVHENPLETRVTLVQLLGNRDNGTQGNIGKQFEDAMKFLDEIRLRLPPKSMKEYARNAWDVSPALAVFLPQRLNFSDIIEKEVTKMVRSNPEECSFIPKALDYFLTKEALENDAPELPHVLTWATASPVRALSLLCPRTLPTHPLTAQYAVRVLHSYPAEAVLFYIPQLVQATRYDDLGFVKEFIKKISKESNLVAHQLIWNIQTNMYKDEDGELKDPVMYDKLLPLRDAIVDGLSGTAQRFYRREFEFFRKITAVSGKIKDFEKGHPRKAACIKALQEISVSHGCYLPSNPDSLVLDIDKSSGQPMQSAAKAPYLARFKVRRLGINRLEKVGLVFSQTEVKETSGEEDQQQKGSSIEDLELMREIDSTEDSSWQAAIFKVGDDCRQDMLALQIIELCKYIFKQAGLDLYLFPYKVVATSPGCGVIECVPDAKSRDQIGRKANTDLFDYFKKEFGEESSQGFKRARKNFTTSMAAYSVIVFLLQIKDRHNGNIMIDKEGHLIHIDFGFMFESSPGGNLAFEPDMKLTQEFVDIMGGRIEAPQFKAFMESCVQAYLAIRPYSREIIYLVQLMLDTELPCFRGQTIEQLKGRLQPTMSDLDASAYMVQVVKQSFLNIRTRAYDMLQYHQNQIPY, encoded by the exons ATGCGGTTGCCCCCTCGGGCGCCGGCCGCCGGGCCCCTGGATCCCTCGGTGGATCGCCACGGGTTCTTCCAGACGTCGGTCTTGGCTTTGGCTCGCGCTTTGGCCCAAATCCCGCACGTGGCTTGGGCGCGGGTCCAAGATCCGCTCTTCGCCCAATGTCCCAGCCTGCCCGAGTCCGCCCACTCCGCCCACCCCGCCCAAGCTCTGGTTTTGAGCGAACAGCACCAGATTAGCGTGATCGCGTTGGGCGTGTTTCTCTTGGAATCGCGGGGTCAATGCCGCGATCGGATCGTGCCCtacttcttggccttggaacGGGCTTTGCCCACCGCCACCATCAACGCCAAAAAAGCCACCCATGAGA AAATCCCGGCCAGTGAGAGCTTCTGTTTTGCTTTTAACACGATGTTGAGCGACGTGGCCGTGCTTTGCCCGCTGTATCAGGCCGACATCTTCCAAGCCCAGACCGAGTTGTTCCTGGAGTTGTGCGGGCAGTTGGCCGAAGCCCGATCAGCCTCCGACAAACCCTTGGCCCACAACACTCGGC TGCAATTGTGTCAATCCACGGTCCCGCTACTATTTGGCTTGTGTCGCGCCGTCGGTCGATTCAGTTATGGTCACGACTTCCTCACGACCCAATTGTACCCTCCGAAGAAGCAACCCACGCTTCCCCGATGTGGTGGTCTGCCTCAGCACCGTTGGAAGACCTTCTCGAATTTCCGCTCGATCATCCCGCGATCCTTGTCCAACACGTTCCAGATAAGCTCCCACAACCCGTTTGATCAAGGAGCTGACAATGTGGTGGACTTGAGCTTCCGACCGTCGTTGCGCACGGACTTGATGGTTCATCAGAGCCAGATGCAGAGTGCGGATCGCAAGAAAGTCGCCTTCCAAAGCCAACAGTCCGTGGTGCCGTACGATCCAACCACGTATTTCTTCCATAAACCCGGATCTTCCTTCAACCAACTGCAGGCACCACTCACGCACACGGTTCAAGAGTATTGGACTGAGTCGAACAAGGTGACCTTTTCTGTGGAGCAAGTGCAG GACATTTTCCGTGAAGTGTGCCGAACGTTGACCAAAGAGACACTGGACTTCCTGAATGTCATTTCGTTGGACGTGTACATGGCGGGGACTTTGAAGACGTTTCCGTACAAGACTTTTAGTGAGACAACGAACCTGGTCCTCGTGTCCATGCTCAGAGAACTGATTCAGAGTAGCAAAG ATTTACCCCAggcctttgtcaaagagatTCAAGCCTTCACCAAGGCCCTGTTTCTCTCGGGTCAGAATGAGCTCCAATCCCGGGATCATGAAGCCTCGGAACGAGAAGACGAGCAGCAAGAAACCCGAGCCATTCCTCACGTGAACCGATTCAAGTTGAACGTACAAGTGAATGCGGTCTGTGTGGACATCCTCATCTGGGCTACTCGTGATGAACTGG GAGCTGATAATCTGGTCACGAAACTGACGGACAAAATCAACACCTCGAGTAATCACAAATTGATCCTGGCTCATCTTCCGTTGATCATGGTCTGCATCGAG GGTTTGGGGAAACTGGCCGAGAAGTTCCCGATGTTGGCTAAACAGAGTAGTGATTGCTTGCGCGAGTTCTTGGCCAATCCATCCAAGCTACTCATCCGACTGAGTCGTCATTATCACCATCCGAGTTCAAGGAATAATCCCGGAGGCTCAAAAGCGGCCCCTGGGAAGAAAGTCCCAAGTCTGGTAGTGACCCAATCGGAGAGTGCGCAATCTATGCAAATGCCCAAATCTCGTGCGGATGCCACGCGAATCGCGTTCGAGAAGTTGCGGGATTGCGCCATTGAGAACCTGTGCAAGGGCCTCATCTCTCAAATGGACATCGACCCCAATTGCATTCCGGCTCTAGTGAGTGCCATAACCACACGGTTGTTCCAACCCGATCATGTGTGTGATAAAGAGTGGTTCATCAGCAGTAAGAACTCGATCCTAGCTTTGGGTCATATCGCCGTGACCTTACGCGACTCGGAAGAAAACACCAAATCCGTGCTCAAATTCCTGTTGCAATGGTTTGATTCAAACTCCGGCTCCGATCATCATTATGACTCCTTGCTCATCGATCAAATGGGCTGTATCGTGATCTCGCGCACCAAGATGGACGACATCTATCGTGAGATCATGCTCAAGTTCAAGGAGATTATTCGAGATGCGTCCCAAATGATCAGCGGGGTGAGACAAGCGAACGAGCGCAAGAACAAATACCAATTGTGCTCGGGAGCGGTGATCAACGCCCTAGCCAATATCGCGGCCAACATCCACCCGGATGTGGAGCTCATGACGGATTTCCTCCAGAAACTCATGGAGATGTACGTGAACATCGGCCTGGAAGTGAAGAAGAAGCTCACGGCCGACCAGGAGTCGGCCAATCGCACCAAGAGCAAGGGCAATCTGGGCGTTCTCATTCCCGTCATCGCGGTCCTATTGCGGAAGATGCCGGCGGATGACTTGCAAAATCCAAATTATCGCACCAAGAAGCTCTTCAGCGACTTCTGGCTGTACGCCGTGGTTTTTGGCTTCACCAAGGAAGAAGACGGTGTCTGGCCCCAAGATTGGTATGATGGGGTGAAGGAGATTGCGTTGAAGGCGCCCAAGCTCACTTTTGCGAGTGGAGAGCGGTCGGAAATCCGTCAATTGACCCACACTCAGGCCATCTCCAAGGATGTGGTCAAGACCTCTGAGCTTCAAGAGCTGAAAACCCATTTGATTGCCGTTCTTGGTCACGACAGCACAGTCCAGCGTCTCATTCAAGGATACAC ATTTCCGATTGTAATCTACTTGATGTCGGTGTACAATCTGGAGAAGCTTCGGATTTCCATGTGTGCAGACATCGAGACCATTAACAAGCTGTTTGATTACCTCGAGGATCGAGCCATTCAAGTGGATAAAACCATGATTTACGATTGCATCCTCGTCATAGTGAATTCCTTGTTCCGCGAGCACTTTTTACCCGTGATAGCGGAGAAGCCCAAGAATAAGGAAAGAGATCGCAACCTAGAAGCCATCGCTGTCATTCTCCTGATTGAGTTCAACAATCCCAATAAGAACATCCGGAAATTTGCCGATCA gtTTCTCTCCAAACTGGTGGACAAGTTTCCGTATCTACTCTGGAGCAAGTCTGTATTGTATGGAATGTTGAATGCCTTGCACCAGTTGTCACTCACGGTCTCACATGAGGACATTCAAGAGGTCAAGATTGGCAAGATGGAACGCAAAGTGTTCCTCTTGGACACGGCCAACGAGCGCGGAGAGATCTTGCGAGAATTTCGCCAAAGAAGTCGACAGTTCATCAAGACCTCCGTGGAATGGGCTCCGGATACAGTCCTGTCCCATCTTCAGGAGTACATCAACGAAATCACCAAAGAATCCTATTCCAACCACGCTGGCGTGTCCTTGGCCACTGAGTGCATGCAGAACTTCTCCAACGACAACCAGGACGGACTCGGACTCGTCAACTTGGGCAGCGTTATTAG ACCCATTTCGGCCAAGAGCGACTCATCCCGATTCATGATCAGTATGAGCAATCGTCAGTCGCACATGAGTACTGTGTCGGCCATGCTGAGTTTATGCGATGATTCGACCCGACGTCAACAGGTTCTCATGAGTTTTTGTCAGGATTTAGATCGGGCGAGTGAGAAGATCCGACTCATGCCcgaggaggacgacgaggcCGCCTTGATGACCAAGCGCATCCTCACCCCCAGAAAACGAGTGGAAACGCCCAAGATATTGACATTTAAAAAGTTTCACGACACTCTGTGGAAGATCACCTCATCATTGATCCTCCTGAAACCGGCCATTGACGAGAAGCTCATGTTCTCGTTGACTCGTGCCCCATTGAAGCTGTTCCACGCGGCTACCATGAAAGTGGTGGTGGAATGTTGGAATTGGCTCCTGTCGGCTCGACCCGATATCGAGATGAAGTTCATTCAAGAGATGATCTTTGCGTGGCACTCGTCTCAAACGGCTCGATTCGGTCTGTTCCAAGCGGATGTTTTGAGATATTCCCCTTTGGCTCCGGACGAGGACATGAAGACCAATCTGCAGCCTAGCAATCCGGATATTGAGCCTCACGACATTTGGATCCGTTTCATCCAGGAGCGGATCGAAGTGGCCAAGTATTGCAGCCAGGAGCAAATCATCATGTTCACTCACATGCTTCAAAGGACCTTGGACATTTCAGTTGGGAAAGAGAAAATGGTCATGAGCCGTCATATTGCGGCAGCAGGGACCCGTTTCAGGCTGTTGAGTTGCGGCATGAGTCTCTTGCAAGGCGATGTTCTCCCCCGATCCATCGCCAAAAACGTGCTCCGCCAACGCATTTATAGCGCGAGTTTGGACTACTTTTGCTCGGAAAAGACCTTCCCCACGCAATCGGACATGTCATTGTCCGAGGATATTCAAACCCTACTCCGATTTTGGGCCACCATGCACCAAGACCGCAAGCATATCCGTCAGAACGCCATTGGCGACTTTGACCTAACAACTGTGGACGGGCCTATGGAAGCCTTGATTGCCGCTGATGTCCGAAGCTTGACCAGTGAATATCAGAAAACGCCAAGTGTAGCGGGAGGGTGGATCACGGCTTCCAGTGGCAACAATACCCTGAACAAACGATCTGCGTCCAGACAGAACCGACCGGCTATCAATGATACTCTCGTCAAGGACTACACCAAGAAAAGATGGCTGATCTTGGCCTTGCTTTCCGTGGAAATCGAAAGGCTGACTGTCCACGAGAATCCTTTGGAGACGCGCGTGACGTTAGTCCAATTGCTCGGAAATAGAGACAACGGCACCCAGGGCAACATCGGGAAACAGTTCGAGGACGCCATGAAGTTTTTGGACGAGATTCGACTTCGATTACCCCCCAAATCAATGAAAGAGTACGCCCGGAATGCTTGGGATGTTTCGCCCGCCTTGGCCGTGTTCTTGCCGCAGCGCTTGAATTTCTCAGATATCATAGAGAAGGAAGTCACCAAAATGGTTCGATCCAACCCCGAGGAGTGCTCGTTCATTCCCAAAGCCTTGGATTACTTCCTGACcaaggaggctttggaaaatGATGCCCCCGAATTGCCGCACGTTTTGACTTGGGCCACGGCGTCTCCAGTACGAGCTTTGTCTTTGCTTTGTCCGCGCACACTTCCTACGCACCCGTTGACGGCTCAATACGCGGTGCGCGTTTTACACTCGTATCCTGCGGAAGCCGTGCTGTTTTACATCCCTCAATTAGTCCAAGCGACTCGTTATGACGATTTGGGATTCGTCAAGGAGTTCATCAAAAAGATCAGCAAGGAATCCAATCTTGTGGCGCACCAACTTATTTGGAACATCCAAACAAACATGTACAAAGATGAAGATGGCGAGTTGAAAGACCCCGTGATGTACGACAAACTGCTCCCCCTCAG AGACGCGATTGTGGATGGTTTGAGTGGGACGGCACAGCGCTTTTACCGTCGAGAATTCGAGTTCTTCCGCAAGATCACCGCTGTCTCGGGCAAGATCAAGGACTTTGAGAAAGGCCATCCTCGCAAGGCTGCATGTATTAAGGCCCTCCAAGAGATCTCGGTCAGTCATGGGTGTTACCTGCCTTCTAATCCGGATTCTCTAGTTTTGGACATTGACAAAAGTAGTGGACAACCCATGCAAAGTGCGGCCAAAGCTCCATATCTGGCCAGGTTCAAG GTCCGAAGATTGGGGATTAACCGATTGGAGAAGGTTGGCTTGGTCTTCAGTCAGACGGAAGTCAAAGAGACAAGTGGAGAGGAAGATCAACAACAAAAGGGATCTTCCATCGAGGACTTGGAGCTCATGCGTGAAATCGATTCTACCGAGGATTCGTCTTGGCAAGCGGCTATTTTTAAAGTCGGCGACGATTGTCGCCAAGACATGCTGGCGCTTCAAATCATCGAACTCTGCAAATACATCTTCAAACAAGCCGGGCTTGACCTCTACCTTTTCCCATATAAGGTCGTGGCCACTAGCCCCGGG TGTGGAGTGATCGAATGCGTTCCTGATGCCAAATCCCGGGACCAGATCGGTCGGAAAGCCAACACCGACTTGTTCGACTATTTCAAGAAAGAGTTTGGCGAGGAATCAAGTCAAGGCTTCAAACGGGCCCGAAAGAACTTTACTACGTCCATGGCGGCCTATTCAGTTATCGTGTTCCTGCTTCAAATCAAGGATCGTCACAACGGAAACATTATGATTGATAAAGAAGGCCATCTGATCCATATCG